The nucleotide window GCAGCTCCGAGACGGAGAACACCGGCTGCCCCACGCCGCGCAGCAGGATGAGGCTGCCCGCGGGCGCCGCCCCCACCTGCAGCGAGTACGCCAGCGCCGAGCCGATCCGGTCCACCGGTGAGAAGGGCCAGTCCCGGGACGAGTTCACCACGCAGACGGGCTCCTGGCCCTCGATGGAGCGCCGCGCCAGCTCGCGCAGCGCGTGGGTGGGCACCTCCAGCCCGTCCGGGGAAGAGCAGACGTTCAGCTCGCCCGAGCCCAGCTCCGGCAGCAGCAGCCGGAAGGCCTGGTGCGGCACCAGGTCCAACGCCAGCTCGCCCAGGTGCGAGAGCACCTCGTTGCGCGTGCGCAGCGAGAGCAGCGCGCAGCTCACCTCGTACAGCGGCACCAGCGAGCGCAGGCGCCGCTTCTCCACCGCGCGCAGGATGAGGTGGCGCAGCTCGGCGATGTCATACGGCTTGCGGATGTAGTCGTACGCGCCGTGCTTCATGCAGGCCAGCGCCGTCTCCAGGCTCGCGTAGCCCGTGGCGACGATGACCTCCATGTCCGGATCCAGCTCGCGCAGCGCGGCCACCGTCTCCACGCCGTTCATGCCCGGCATCTTCAGGTCCGTGATGGCCACGTCGAAGCGGCGGGTGCCCAGCACCTCCACCGCGGCGCGGCCCCCGTCCGCCGTCACCACCTCGAACTCGTTGGCGGGCAGCGAGAAGGCCAGCATCTCGCGCATGTCCGGCTCGTCGTCGATGACGAGCACGGAGATGCCGCCGCCGGGCGTCAGCTCCTGCACGCTGCGCTTCGGCAGGGCCGAGGAGGAGCCCCGGGAGGCGGGCACCCCTCCGGCGCTGAGCTCCCAGGAGACGGCCAGCTCCCTTGCCGGAGCCTCGGGCGGATGGACTCGTGGATTCATTTCCATGCGGTCGCCTCCATGCGCTGCGCCTGGGGGGGCGCGCCTGCCGCCGGGAGCCACAGCCGGACCGTCGTCCCTGCTCCCGGGGCCGTCTTCACGTCGATGGCGCCCCCGTGCGCCTCGACGATGTTCCTTGTAATGGACAAGCCGAGCCCTGTCCCCTGGCCGACAGGCTTCGTCGTGAAGAACGGGTCGAAGGCCCTCTGGAGCACTTCCTCGGACATGCCACAGCCGGTGTCCGTGACGACCACCTCGATGCCGGTGTCCTGCGCCACCGCCCGGGCACTCATGCTCACCGAGCCACCGCTCGGCGTGGCATCCAGCGCGTTCGCCAGGAGGTTGAGCAGCGCCGACTCGATCTCCTGCACGCAGACCTCCAGCTCGGGCAGCTCGCCGGGCGGCGTGAGGATCTCCAGCTCGATGTTGGCGCGCCGCGCCTGTCCCTGGACCAGCTCGCGCAGCCTGGCGAAGAGGTCCGGCACCGCGACGCGCTCGCGGAAGGGCACCTTGTTGCGCGAGAAGTCCAGCAGCGCCCGGACGAGCTGCGCGCAGCGCTGGGCCTGCCGCTCGATGGCGGCCACCGCCGTGCGCGAGCCGTCATCCAGCGTGGAGCGCCGCGCCATCCCCTGCGCGAAGCCGAGGATGATGCCCAGCGGGTTGTTGAGCTCGTGCGACAGGCCCGCGACCAGCGTGCCCATGGCCGCCATCTTTTCCGACTGCACGAGCGACTCGCGCAGGCGCTTCACCTCGCGCTGGTCGCGCATGATGAAGACATAACCCAGGGGCTGGGCGGCCGCGTCCGCGATGCGCGTCACCAGCAGCTGCACCGGGATGGCGCCCTGCGTGCGGCTCAGCAGCCCCACCTCGGACTCCACCGGCCCCTCGCTGCCCGAGCGCGTCATGAGCTCGGCCAGCGCGCCCTGCTGGCTGGCCGGCACCAGCCGCTCCAGGAAGGGCCGCTCGGAGATCTCCTCCTGGCTCCACCCGAAGAGGCGCGCTGCGGCCTCGTTCCACACGTGGGCGTGGCCCTGTAAGTCACACATCGCGATGGCGGCCGGAGAGGCCGAGGTGATGTGGGCCAGCAGCGCCAGCTCGTCCCGGGAGCGCTCCAGCTCCGCCGTGCGGTGCTCGAGCTTCTCCATCATCTGGTCGAACGTCCGGGCGATGGAGCCCAGCTCGTCCCGGGACTGGAGCCGGACGCGCTGGCTCAGGTCCCCTCCGTCGACGATGCGCCGCAGGGTGCCCTCGATGCGCCCGAGCGGCCGCAGCAGCAGCCGGGTGCCCCAGATGACCAGCCCGGCGAACACCACCGCCAGGACGGCGCCCGCTCCCATCATGCGCTGGCGCAATTCCTGGAGCGGCCGGAGGATGCGCTCGGCCGGCGCGGAGAGCACCAGCGACCAGACCAGCCCGTGCTCGCGCGAGAAGCCCTTCAGCGGCGCGACCAGGTAGAAGGTGTCCCCGAGCAGGAAGGTGGAGTCCTCGCCCGAGACGGCCCTGGGGTTCCACACCCGCCGCAGCGCCTCCGGGGAGAGCGGCCCGAAGAGCGGCCCCTGCTCGGACAGCAGCGTGACACCGAAGCCCTCCCGCGCGGCCGTCTCGCGCAGCAGCGCGACGTCGAACTCGGACACCACCGCGCCCAGGGTACGCCCCTGGGACGAGAGGGGCAGGCCATACAGCAGGCGCGAGCGGCCCTCTCGCTGGACCAGCGCGACGGCGGGCTGGCCAGTGCTCACGCCCGGCCACCAGGGCTCGCGCGCGAAGTCGACGGAGCTCTCCGGGTGGGCCGGGTGCAGCCCGTTGCGCGCGATGACGCGCCCGCCCGCATCCAGCACCCACACGTCCGACACCTCTCCGCCCAGGCCCGGCAGCTGCAGCCGCTGCATGAAGGGCGCGAGGTACGCCTCATGTCCCCGCGGCTCGGTGACGCTGTTGATCAGGAACGTGTTGCCCGCCAGCGACTGCATGAAGGACCACTTGAAGGCCAGCTCCTCCTCGATGTCCGTGGAGGAGATGCGCGACTCGAGCCGCAGTTGCTCGCCGATGCTCTGCTCGAGCGCCTCGCGCGCGTTGCCGGAGACGGTGAAGATCAGCGCCCCCACCGTGGCCAGGTCGATGAGGAGGAAGAACAGGAGGACCTTGCCTCGCAGGCTCCGGAAGAAGCTCACGGCCGGGCCTCACTCAACACCAGGGCCGCGCACAGCATCCACCCCGGTCGTTGCATGTACGCCCCCCATCGCGGCCCCCCAGGGCTCGCCCTGGATGGAGACGGTGATAACCGGACGAAAACCTGCGCGCAGGAATAGGACGGCGTCACGGACCTGGCAGTCCCCCCCTGGGACCGACGACGGGAAATCCCGCCGCCCGGGGAGCCTCTGCGCACCGCCAGAGGAGCTCTGACCGATACATGACAATGTATCAGGTTCGTAGCCAGAGCCTGCAAGCAGGCAGGCTCCCCGGTATGGTGACGGGTGTGAACACCCCTCGTTTCATCCCGGGCCATGAGCCCCCCGCTCGCGGTCGTGAGCAGGCCCTGCTCTTCGCCGCGCACGGGCTGGAGCTGCTCGTCGAGGAGCGCGATGGCGCCCTCTGCTTTCCCAAGGGCGCCGTGCTCCCGGAGCTGGCCCAGGCCGGGCACTTCCTCGGCACGCTGGATGGCGTGGACTGCTACGCGGCGCCCTACCCGAAAGGGCAGGAGCCGCCCCCGGGCCTGAAGCTGATGGGCGCGCGCGGCCTGTTCCTCAAGGTGGACGAGGTGCTGCTCTCGGTCGCCGGCCGGGCCCTGGCCATCGCCGAGTGGGACATCACCCACCGCTTCTGCGGCCGGGACGGCACGCCCACGCAGCTGGTGCCCGGCGAGCGCTCGCGCAAGTGTCCCGCCTGCCGCACGCCGTTCTACCCGCGCATCTCCCCGGCCGTCATCGTGCTCATCACCCGCGGGGACACCATGCTGCTGGCGCGCGCGCCACAGTTCCCCGAGCCCTTCTTCAGCACGCTGGCGGGCTTCGTGGAGCCCGGCGAGTCCCTGGAGGAGGCCGTGGCGCGCGAGGTGAAGGAGGAGGTCGGCGTGGAGCTCCAGAACCTGCGCTACTTCGGCAGCCAGCCGTGGCCCTTCGGGCGCTCGCTCATGGTGGGCTTCACCGCCGAGTACGCGGGCGGAGAGCTGCGCATCGACGGGCGGGAGATCGCCGAGGCGCGCTGGTTCACCATCGACGAGCTGCCGCGCATTCCTCCCCGCGTGAGCATCGCGCGAGCCCTCATCGACAGCTTCATCGCGAGGGTGAAGGCCAGCCGGGGGCCGCCGGCTCCGTAGCGCGCTCACCCCAGAGGGCCACGGGAGCCGGGTCCCCAGGTGAAGTAGATGAACAGGCCGGGCAGCGCCCACAGCGCCGACAGCACCAGGTGCGCCACCCCCAGCGCGCGCGCCACCTTCGCCTGCGGGATGCCGCGCAGGGGCCCCTCGCCCCGCTCGATGCGGCGCAGCTCGCGCGTGGCCACCCGCATCGCGGCCACGCCCAGCACCAGGTGGGGCACCGCCGCCAGGAACAGGACGAGCGGGAAGACGAAGATGCCGGCGATGCACCCGCCAATGAGCCACTTCACCGCCCGGGAGGGAGGCCCGTTCCTGCGCAGCCAGTCCATGCAGTCGGCGCAGAAGGCCTCCTCGCCCAGCACCTCCGTGCAGTCGCCGCACAGGAAGGTGCCGCAGCGCGAGCACGGCGCCACCGCGGCCGTGTCCGGGTGCCTCGCGCAGCGCGCGCCAGCGAGCTCAGGCGTGACGATGCACCACCTCCCTGCCGAGGCCTTGGCGCCCTGGGCTCAGTAGCCCGGCGGCAGGCCCGTCATCAGCCGGGCCAGGCCGTGCGTCCCCAGCCCCAGGAACACGGCCGCCAGCACCGAGCAGCCGAAGAAGCCCGCGAGGATGAGGTTCTTGCGCGGGTGCTCGAACTGACTGAAGGCGTAGAAGAGGATGTAGAAGGGGATGAGCAGCACCATCATCCCCGTGCCCACGCTGCGGCGGAACGCGTGGAGGAACAGGAAGAAGGCGCAGGCGACGGTGACGAGCCCGAAGAGGGCGGCGAGCGGCAGGAGCGGCACGGTGGCCCACAGATAACACGGTCCGGGCTTTGCGGCGGCCCCGAGCGCATATAAATGATGCTCACCCGCCACCCCTCCGAGGTGCCCCTGCCATGGCCAGGCTCAAGACGGTGCTCACCTTCATGCTCGCCGGTGCCTTCCTGGGCAACCTCGTCGCGTCGCTGGCGGCCCCCCAGTTCATGGAGTGGTACAACTCCACCGCGCTGGCCACCCAGACGATGTGCAACCTGCCCGAGGTGGTGCGCAAGGTGACGGACGACCTCATCCGCGCCCAGCTCATCGGCTCGGGCATCGGCGCCGGGGCCTTCCTCGTGCTGGGCATCCTCTTCGTCCGGGCCCGCACCAAGAAGGAGCGGGCCACGCCGCCGCCGCCCGCGGCGCCCACTCCCACCGCCACGAACTGAAGCGCGCGCGCGCCTAGCGCGGGTGGACCAGGATGGACGTCCAGCTGATCAACGTGGCGTTCTCGGGGTCCTTGATCGTCACCTTCAGCACGAAGGTCCGCGGCGAGCTCACCTCGGGCGCCACCCAGCTCGGCTCTCGCACGGTGACGTCGCTGAACGAGCCGGCGGGCGCCAGCGGCTCCTGGAGCCAGTTGTAGACCAGCGGGTCCCCATCCTTGTCCGTCACCACGAGGTGCATCTGCACCTCGTCCCCGGAGGCCACGTCTCGCGAGGAGACCATGGGGCCCTCGGTGACCAACGGCGAGTTGTTGAAGCCCGTACCGCACCCCGTCCCCAGCGCCGCCACCACCAGCAGCGCCACGACGGCCCAGCGTGAACTCGACGACTTCATGGACGATCCTCCACTCACCTCATCCAGCTCTGGAGGGGACACGATGGCCCCACGAGCCGCACGTTACCCTTCCGGTCCCACACCCGCATGGGACTCAGGTCGAGGGTGTCACGCCGAGAGCAACTCCACGGTGAAGCGCGCGCCTCCCTCCGGGCGGTTCTCCGCGCTCAGCGAGCCGCCGAACCCCTCCACGTACTCGCGCGAGAGCGCCAGCCCCAGCCCCGTGCCCTTGCCCTGCGCCTTGGTGGTGAAGAAGGGTGTGAACAGCCGCGGCAGGTGCTCGGGCGCGAAGCCCGGCCCGTTGTCCTCCAGCACCAGGCACACCCGCTCCCGCCGCGCCTGCACCTTGAGCGCCACCCGCGGCCCCGCCACGCGCGCCTCCTCCAGGGCGTCCGCCGCGTTGAGCAGCAGGTTGAGCAGCACCTGCCCCAGCCGCCGAGCGTCCGCCCGCACCAGCGGCACCTCGGGGGGCACCTCCACCTCCACCGCCAGCTTCTTGAGCCGCACCGAGGCCAGCCGCATGCTCTCCTCGATGACGGTCGGCAGCGGGCAGGGGCTCGGCTGGCGAGCGGCCTCGGCCTCCGTGGCGCCGCGCGCCATCCGCGTGAGGTCCTGGACGATCTGCTGGATGCGCGCCACGCCCTCCTGCGTCTCCTTCAGCGCCGCCGCGTGGTCCGGCGTGAAGCGGCCCTCGCGCGGCAGCTCCTCCTGGAGGAAGCGCAGGTTGGCCTGGATGAAGGCCAGCGGGTTGTTCACCTCGTGCGCCACGCCGGCCACCAGCCGCCCCACCTGCGCCAGCCGGTCCGCCTCCTGCGCCCGCTGCTGCGTGGCGCTCAGCGCCTCCTGCGTGGCCCGCCGGTGGGACTCGGCCTCCGCGCGCTCGCGCTTCATCCGCGCGTAGAAGTACGAGGCCTGCACCGCCACCAGCCCCGAGGCGCCGATGAGCAGCCCCCACGTGGCCACCCGCGACACCGGCTGCCCCTCCAGCACCAGCAGCGTGAGCCCCGACACCAGGCAGGCCACCGCGCTCCACAGCGAGCGGTACACCGCCCCCATCGACAGGGAGATGCCCATCATCGGCAGCGCGCACAGCCACGCGAACGTGGGGCTCTGGCTGCCTCCCAGCCGCCAGATGACCAGCGACAGGCAGACGTTGGGCAGCAGCAGCCCGGTGATGAGCCACCCCACCATGCCGCGGCGCACGGGCGACACCACGCGGTGCACCACCCACAGGCTCGCCAGCGTCAGCACCGCCCAGCTGGCGCGGATGGCCAGCGTGTCCCACGGCACCCGGGCCGGCGAGGACAGCACGTCGATGCCCCAGAAGGGCAGGTTCGTGGTGGCCATTCCCACCACCGCGCGCTCCCGCTTCAGCGCGGAGCCTCGCGCGCTGGCGTCCGACGCGGCCTGCGGCTGGGCGGGTTCCCCCTCACTGCGGGGCACGGAATCCAAGAGAAAGCTCACTTCCCACTGATTTCAGGATTTTTAGCAAAATCCATTCTCACGGCGAGCCATGAGCGTCAAGTACCCGAAATCACAGTTGTATGCCCCCCAGGCGAGCGAGCGAGCCGCTGTGGAGCGGCGCGTCGCCTCAGGCCCGTGAAGGGGCGCGCCGGCGTCGGCGCACGGGGGCAATCAGCTGGAGCTTCTCGAGCCGGGACAGGCGCTTGAGGGCGGCCTCGCGGCGCAGGGCGGCGCTTCGGTCCTCCGCGGGCTCGCTCCACACCAGCGTCACTGGCAGGCGGGCCCGGGTGTACGCGGCGCCCTTGCCCCGCCCGTGCGTGGCCACCCGGCGCTCCAGGTCGTTGGTGGCGCCGGTGTAGAGCGTCCCATCCCGGCAGCGCAGCATGTAGACGGTCCAACCGCCAGAGGCGTCCGACACGCGCGCGACTCTACCGCAACGGCGCTCAGTTGCTGGAGGGCTGCTCCGCCCACTCCCAGCCCACCGCGAGGGGCAACCGGATTCCCTCCCACGGCTCCTCTTCTTCCTCGGGCAGGCCACACCCGGCCATCACCTCGGAGACGAGGAGGAGCGGATCATCTTCCCAGGCTTCGAGAATGTGAGCCTCGCTGATCAGCCCCAGGAGCGCTCCCGTCTCTTCCACGACAGGAAGCAGCCGAAGCTGGTGCTCCTTCATGACCCGCAGGGCACACAGAAGCGTGTCTGTGGGTAAAACGGTGACAGTAACCGATGCCGTCATTTCCTCGCTCATCCCGTGCTGCTGCATCTCAAGGCCTCCCAAGCCAATCTGCAGGGGAGTACTGCAACGGGCCTGCCGACCCAATTAATTGCTCACTTTTCAACGGGGCGCCCGACCTGCCAGGGCGTAAGCTCCAGGCGTGAGGCGAATCCAGACGCCGAGGCTGGTCCGCATGGCGGACCTCTTCTCCAAGGCGGTGAGCCGTAGCGGCGAGGGGCTGCTGACGCTGCCGTTCCGGCCGGACGAGCTGTACCGGGTGCCCACGGATGACGGGGCGGGCATCGCCCTGGGGCGCTACCACGCGCGCGGCGAGCGCCGGTACGCCCAGCCCGTCATCCTCTGCCACGGGCTGGGCGCCAATCGCTTCCACATGGACTTCGACGAGCGCTACAGCCTGGCCCGGTACCTGGCGCGCGCCGGCTTCGAGACGTGGGTGATGGAGCTGCGCGGCCGGGGGCTGGCCGGG belongs to Hyalangium gracile and includes:
- a CDS encoding ATP-binding protein → MSFFRSLRGKVLLFFLLIDLATVGALIFTVSGNAREALEQSIGEQLRLESRISSTDIEEELAFKWSFMQSLAGNTFLINSVTEPRGHEAYLAPFMQRLQLPGLGGEVSDVWVLDAGGRVIARNGLHPAHPESSVDFAREPWWPGVSTGQPAVALVQREGRSRLLYGLPLSSQGRTLGAVVSEFDVALLRETAAREGFGVTLLSEQGPLFGPLSPEALRRVWNPRAVSGEDSTFLLGDTFYLVAPLKGFSREHGLVWSLVLSAPAERILRPLQELRQRMMGAGAVLAVVFAGLVIWGTRLLLRPLGRIEGTLRRIVDGGDLSQRVRLQSRDELGSIARTFDQMMEKLEHRTAELERSRDELALLAHITSASPAAIAMCDLQGHAHVWNEAAARLFGWSQEEISERPFLERLVPASQQGALAELMTRSGSEGPVESEVGLLSRTQGAIPVQLLVTRIADAAAQPLGYVFIMRDQREVKRLRESLVQSEKMAAMGTLVAGLSHELNNPLGIILGFAQGMARRSTLDDGSRTAVAAIERQAQRCAQLVRALLDFSRNKVPFRERVAVPDLFARLRELVQGQARRANIELEILTPPGELPELEVCVQEIESALLNLLANALDATPSGGSVSMSARAVAQDTGIEVVVTDTGCGMSEEVLQRAFDPFFTTKPVGQGTGLGLSITRNIVEAHGGAIDVKTAPGAGTTVRLWLPAAGAPPQAQRMEATAWK
- the nudC gene encoding NAD(+) diphosphatase, producing MNTPRFIPGHEPPARGREQALLFAAHGLELLVEERDGALCFPKGAVLPELAQAGHFLGTLDGVDCYAAPYPKGQEPPPGLKLMGARGLFLKVDEVLLSVAGRALAIAEWDITHRFCGRDGTPTQLVPGERSRKCPACRTPFYPRISPAVIVLITRGDTMLLARAPQFPEPFFSTLAGFVEPGESLEEAVAREVKEEVGVELQNLRYFGSQPWPFGRSLMVGFTAEYAGGELRIDGREIAEARWFTIDELPRIPPRVSIARALIDSFIARVKASRGPPAP
- a CDS encoding sensor histidine kinase; its protein translation is MPRSEGEPAQPQAASDASARGSALKRERAVVGMATTNLPFWGIDVLSSPARVPWDTLAIRASWAVLTLASLWVVHRVVSPVRRGMVGWLITGLLLPNVCLSLVIWRLGGSQSPTFAWLCALPMMGISLSMGAVYRSLWSAVACLVSGLTLLVLEGQPVSRVATWGLLIGASGLVAVQASYFYARMKRERAEAESHRRATQEALSATQQRAQEADRLAQVGRLVAGVAHEVNNPLAFIQANLRFLQEELPREGRFTPDHAAALKETQEGVARIQQIVQDLTRMARGATEAEAARQPSPCPLPTVIEESMRLASVRLKKLAVEVEVPPEVPLVRADARRLGQVLLNLLLNAADALEEARVAGPRVALKVQARRERVCLVLEDNGPGFAPEHLPRLFTPFFTTKAQGKGTGLGLALSREYVEGFGGSLSAENRPEGGARFTVELLSA
- a CDS encoding GIY-YIG nuclease family protein, with translation MLRCRDGTLYTGATNDLERRVATHGRGKGAAYTRARLPVTLVWSEPAEDRSAALRREAALKRLSRLEKLQLIAPVRRRRRAPSRA
- a CDS encoding CBS domain-containing protein, whose translation is MQQHGMSEEMTASVTVTVLPTDTLLCALRVMKEHQLRLLPVVEETGALLGLISEAHILEAWEDDPLLLVSEVMAGCGLPEEEEEPWEGIRLPLAVGWEWAEQPSSN